One window from the genome of Pedobacter schmidteae encodes:
- a CDS encoding RNA polymerase sigma factor gives MEGQIHSETKLILGLRNSEESVFAIVYDTYKNKLYSFAWRFLKNKELSQEIVQETLISLWTNRQQLDINFPLDPYLYTIARRLTLNALRNAATAVAAREKLWHDLSEAHNETEEAVLLADLQEFTDLSVAKLPKQQQLVFKMSRYEGLSHEEIAAKLKISRHTVNNHLVEALKNLRQQFKESGISYSILLGWLFLK, from the coding sequence ATGGAAGGGCAAATACATAGTGAAACTAAACTTATATTGGGACTTCGTAACAGCGAAGAATCCGTATTTGCCATCGTTTACGATACCTACAAAAACAAACTCTATAGTTTTGCATGGCGCTTTCTAAAAAACAAAGAATTGAGCCAGGAAATTGTGCAGGAAACATTGATCAGTCTTTGGACAAACCGGCAACAGCTGGATATCAACTTCCCCCTTGACCCTTATCTGTACACCATTGCCAGGCGGCTAACATTAAATGCACTTCGAAATGCAGCAACGGCCGTTGCCGCGCGTGAGAAACTTTGGCACGACCTCAGCGAAGCACACAACGAAACTGAAGAAGCGGTGTTGCTAGCCGATTTACAGGAATTTACAGATCTGTCTGTAGCCAAGCTTCCAAAGCAGCAGCAGCTTGTGTTTAAAATGAGCCGGTACGAAGGGCTTAGTCATGAAGAAATTGCGGCCAAACTAAAAATTTCCAGGCATACCGTAAACAACCATTTGGTAGAAGCCTTAAAGAATCTGAGGCAACAGTTTAAGGAATCCGGAATCTCCTACAGTATTTTATTGGGTTGGTTGTTTCTGAAATAG
- a CDS encoding SDR family oxidoreductase — MKSVLVTGSNGLLGQKITERLLETKQFNLIATSKGRNRFPVEAGYTYAEMDILDPENVKTVVEKYQPDAIIHTAAMTNVDTSEAEKEQAYLLNVEAVKTLISICEEHNIQLVHLSTDFIFDGANGPYDEVAAPNPLSYYGVTKLQAEEVIKNSTCRWAIMRTILVYGIVDDMSRSNIVLWAKGALAKGDPINVVNDQWRMPTLAEDLADCCLLAVEKDARGVYNASGKDMMSIVELVRRVADYWQLDKSLIKEISSESLNQIARRPVKTGFVLDKTMADLGYKPRSFAEGLALVDAQLRAK; from the coding sequence ATGAAATCAGTGTTGGTAACGGGCAGCAATGGCCTTTTAGGACAGAAAATAACGGAACGACTGCTGGAAACAAAGCAGTTTAATTTAATCGCAACCTCAAAAGGTCGTAATCGTTTTCCTGTTGAAGCAGGCTATACTTATGCTGAAATGGACATACTTGATCCGGAAAATGTTAAAACCGTTGTGGAAAAATATCAGCCTGATGCTATTATTCACACTGCTGCCATGACCAATGTGGATACCAGTGAGGCCGAAAAAGAACAGGCATATCTGTTAAATGTAGAGGCTGTAAAAACGCTGATTTCAATTTGTGAGGAACACAATATTCAGTTGGTTCACCTATCTACGGATTTTATATTTGATGGTGCCAACGGACCTTATGATGAAGTGGCTGCACCCAATCCTTTAAGTTATTATGGCGTCACTAAGTTGCAGGCCGAGGAGGTGATCAAAAATTCTACCTGTCGCTGGGCCATTATGCGTACCATTCTGGTATATGGTATTGTAGATGACATGAGTCGGAGCAATATTGTACTTTGGGCAAAGGGTGCTTTGGCAAAAGGAGATCCAATAAATGTGGTGAACGATCAGTGGAGAATGCCTACGCTGGCCGAAGATCTGGCCGATTGTTGTTTATTGGCTGTAGAAAAAGACGCCAGGGGCGTTTACAATGCTTCAGGGAAAGATATGATGAGTATTGTAGAACTGGTACGCCGGGTAGCCGATTACTGGCAGTTGGATAAAAGCCTGATTAAAGAGATTAGTTCTGAAAGTTTGAACCAGATTGCCAGAAGACCTGTAAAAACAGGATTTGTGTTGGATAAGACGATGGCAGATTTGGGGTATAAGCCCCGCAGTTTTGCTGAAGGATTGGCCTTGGTTGATGCGCAGTTGCGTGCTAAATAA
- the atpD gene encoding F0F1 ATP synthase subunit beta, with the protein MPNIGKIAQIIGPVVDVSFADDAHLPQIFSALEIEKENGQKVVLEVQQHLGEDRVRAIAMDSTDGLVRGMKALDTGSPIKMPIGDQIKGRLFNVVGEAIDGINTVDKTSGRPIHSAPPKFEDLSTETEVLFTGIKVIDLLEPYAKGGKIGLFGGAGVGKTVLIMELVNNIAKAYAGLSVFAGVGERTREGNDLLREFIESGVINYGDDFLHSMEKGGWDLKTVDTEKLKDSKATLVFGQMNEPPGARARVALSGLTVAEYFRDGDGEGAGKDILFFVDNIFRFTQAGSEVSALLGRMPSAVGYQPTLATEMGLMQERITSTKRGSITSVQAVYVPADDLTDPAPATTFAHLDATTVLSRKIAELGIYPAVDPLDSTSRILSPAVLGDEHYNTAQRVKETLQRYKELQDIIAILGMDELSEEDKLVVSRARRVQRFLSQPFHVAEQFTGLKGVLVDIKDTIKGFNMIMDGEVDEYPEAAFNLVGSIEEAIEKGKKLLAEAN; encoded by the coding sequence ATGCCTAACATTGGAAAAATAGCGCAGATTATAGGACCGGTAGTTGACGTGAGTTTTGCTGACGATGCTCATTTACCTCAAATCTTCTCTGCATTAGAGATTGAAAAAGAAAACGGACAGAAAGTCGTTTTAGAAGTTCAACAACATCTTGGTGAAGACCGCGTACGTGCAATTGCAATGGACTCGACCGATGGTTTGGTTCGTGGAATGAAAGCATTGGACACTGGTTCTCCTATCAAAATGCCGATTGGTGATCAGATTAAAGGTCGCTTATTCAATGTTGTTGGTGAAGCTATTGACGGGATCAACACAGTTGACAAAACTAGTGGCCGTCCTATCCACAGTGCTCCTCCAAAATTCGAAGATCTGTCAACCGAAACTGAAGTACTTTTTACAGGTATTAAAGTAATTGACTTATTAGAGCCTTATGCTAAAGGTGGTAAAATCGGATTGTTTGGTGGTGCAGGTGTTGGTAAAACGGTATTGATCATGGAATTGGTAAACAACATTGCGAAAGCATATGCTGGTTTATCAGTATTTGCCGGTGTAGGTGAGCGTACTCGTGAAGGTAATGACCTTTTACGTGAGTTTATCGAATCTGGTGTAATCAACTATGGTGATGATTTCCTGCATTCAATGGAAAAAGGTGGATGGGATTTAAAAACTGTTGATACAGAAAAATTAAAAGATTCTAAAGCGACATTGGTATTCGGTCAGATGAATGAGCCTCCTGGTGCACGTGCACGTGTGGCTTTATCCGGACTAACCGTTGCTGAATATTTCCGTGATGGTGATGGTGAAGGTGCTGGAAAAGATATCCTTTTCTTCGTTGACAACATCTTCCGTTTTACTCAGGCTGGTTCTGAAGTATCGGCCCTATTAGGTCGTATGCCTTCGGCGGTAGGTTACCAACCAACCCTGGCAACAGAAATGGGCTTAATGCAGGAGCGTATTACTTCAACTAAACGTGGTTCAATTACATCTGTACAGGCAGTTTATGTACCTGCGGATGATTTAACTGACCCGGCTCCGGCAACAACATTTGCCCACTTAGATGCAACAACTGTATTGTCTCGTAAAATTGCTGAGTTAGGTATCTACCCTGCGGTGGATCCATTGGATTCTACTTCACGTATCCTTTCTCCTGCTGTTTTAGGTGACGAGCACTACAATACTGCTCAACGCGTAAAAGAAACTTTACAACGTTATAAAGAACTTCAGGATATCATCGCCATCTTGGGTATGGACGAGTTATCTGAGGAAGATAAACTGGTTGTATCACGCGCACGTCGTGTTCAACGTTTCTTATCTCAGCCTTTCCACGTTGCTGAGCAATTTACAGGATTAAAAGGTGTATTGGTTGACATCAAAGATACCATTAAAGGATTTAACATGATCATGGATGGTGAAGTTGATGAATATCCTGAGGCAGCATTTAACCTTGTAGGTAGCATCGAAGAAGCTATTGAAAAAGGTAAAAAATTATTAGCTGAAGCGAACTAG
- the atpC gene encoding ATP synthase F1 subunit epsilon, with protein sequence MTLEILTPDKKVFEGEVTAVTVPGTMGSFQILKDHAPIISTLEDGPVIIKSKTGEDTFIIKGGVVEVLKNKIIVLAEGVA encoded by the coding sequence ATGACACTAGAAATATTAACACCAGACAAGAAAGTTTTTGAAGGCGAGGTAACAGCAGTTACTGTACCGGGAACAATGGGCTCTTTCCAGATTTTGAAAGACCATGCTCCTATTATTTCTACTTTGGAAGATGGTCCGGTAATTATTAAAAGCAAAACCGGCGAAGATACCTTTATTATTAAAGGTGGTGTCGTTGAGGTCCTAAAAAACAAAATTATTGTTTTGGCCGAAGGGGTTGCTTAA